The proteins below come from a single Malus sylvestris chromosome 3, drMalSylv7.2, whole genome shotgun sequence genomic window:
- the LOC126614412 gene encoding uncharacterized protein LOC126614412 isoform X1, which translates to MGQIVRRKKKGRPSKADLARRSGELPAKTAKKESDVRRSLRRRNVKYNIDYDDYLDEDDEEDEEEDERRREKKVKLVVKLDQAGNRSARDSHAQDSGGDEDEDEEDGESERKQQKRRRINGGDDSDKDDDGIDEDDDDCEERCRKADSKRPDSPPGAPSDPNAAIPLPDKKTLELILDKLQKKDTYGVYAEPVDPEELPDYHEVIERPMDFATVRKQLANGLYSTLEQFEGDVFLICSNAMEYNSSDTIYYKQACSIQELAKRKFDRLRSDYERLEKELKLVQKTKSNSLVKKQTKKPLCRTLQEPIGSDFSSGATLATAVDVQNTSLPTQGSGCERPSNIDGPVEGNSSLNEANVEKPEDMSSGKGLLSKVGRKPSVVDENRRATYNISTQPVVRSESVFTTFDSEIKQFVAVGLHAEYSYARSLARFCGNLGSVAWKVASKRIEQALPEGCKFGRGWVGEYEPLPTPVLLVENSTQNQSALASKFYSCPELRKDDRTLRTSVPAKEHPVTEERQHSVSVPTSGGRPSFLGSTTRGQYSEGKPTVIRPVGAKPNSTVNPQKNLQSQFREPEKKVQKEVELNPIPSVHPQKNPQSRFIEPGKKVQKAVELNSIPSVNSQNKMQSRFIEPEKTVQKEVELNCIPSVHPQKNLQSWSIKPEKKVQKAVELNSIPSVNPQNKLQSRFIEPEKEVQKEVELNSIPSVHPQKNLQSRYIKPEKKVQKAAESNSIPSVNPQKKLQSRFVEPEKKVQKEVELNSIPSVNHNNANLVAEKQSSRKSEAEASRPRDTVSRNMNLPQPVPFKMPDSNGNVNRGLPNGKNVSASLDNRMISPSDSAHTQMDRTAAFFPHGQVQGHSDSVQFLKNLAEKNQKQHKSSSQKQHKSSSQSSVDTQPIGSSVPSVRRDDSGNAAAAAARAWMSIGAGAFNQPTEDLTKPKSQISADSLYNPARDFQSQISRVRGEFPMQFQTQNSFSFPTFLQQPVRMANEAHFQGRPTVFPQLPAADLSRFQAQSPWRGLSPTAQPRPKQKQESLPPDLNIGFQSPGSPVKQSSSLLADSQQPDLALQL; encoded by the exons ATGGGTCAGATcgtgaggaggaagaagaaggggagGCCATCGAAGGCAGATCTGGCACGCCGGTCCGGCGAGCTGCCGGCGAAGACGGCGAAGAAAGAGTCGGACGTCCGGCGGAGCCTGCGGCGGAGAAATGTTAAGTACAACATAGACTACGACGACTACTTGGACGAGGATGACGAGGAAGACGAGGAAGAAGacgagaggaggagagagaagaaggtGAAGCTGGTGGTGAAGCTCGACCAGGCCGGAAACCGTTCGGCGCGTGATTCCCACGCGCAGGATTCTGGCGgcgatgaggatgaggatgaggaggacGGCGAGAGTGAGAGGAAGCAGCAGAAGAGGCGCCGGATTAACGGCGGCGATGATTCTGATAAAGATGATGACGGAATTGATGAGGACGATGATGATTGTGAG GAACGGTGTCGAAAAGCTGACTCAAAGCGGCCTGATTCCCCTCCAG GAGCGCCGTCTGATCCAAATGCTGCGATTCCGTTGCCGGATAAGAAAACGTTGGAGTTGATTCTTGACAAGCTTCAAAA GAAAGACACTTACGGTGTATATGCAGAACCAGTTGATCCTGAAGAG CTTCCTGATTATCACGAGGTCATTGAGCGTCCAATGGACTTTGCCACGGTGAGAAAGCAGTTAGCAAACGGATTGTATTCTACACTGGAACAATTTGAG GGTGATGTCTTTTTAATATGTTCAAATGCAATGGAATACAATTCATCAGATACGATATACTATAAACAG GCATGTTCAATACAAGAGCTGGCAAAGAGAAAATTTGATAGGCTGCGAAGTGACTATGAACGCTTGGAAAAGGAGCTCAAATTAGTGCAGAAAACAAAGTCCAATTCTTTGGTCAAGAAACAGACAAAGAAGCCTTTGTGTCGAACATTACAGGAACCCATTGGCTCTGATTTCTCCTCAGGTGCCACTCTTGCCACTGCTGTAGATGTCCAGAACACTTCCCTTCCAACACAAGGTAGTGGTTGTGAGAGACCTAGCAACATTGATGGACCTGTAGAGGGTAATTCCTCTTTGAATGAAGCTAATGTGGAGAAGCCAGAAGATATGTCATCAG GGAAGGGTCTCCTATCGAAAGTTGGGAGGAAGCCATCCGTGGTTGATGAAAACCGCCGTGCAACCTACAACATATCCACTCAGCCCGTGGTCAGATCAGAATCTGTATTTACTACCTTTGACAGTGAAATCAAGCAATTTGTTGCA GTTGGGCTTCATGCAGAATATTCATACGCTAGGAGCCTTGCTCGGTTTTGTGGAAATCTTGGATCTGTTGCTTGGAAAGTTGCGTCAAAGAGGATTGAACAAGCACTACCTGAAGGGTGTAAATTTGGCCGCGGTTGGGTTGGAGAATATGAGCCACTTCCAACCCCTGTATTACTGGTTGAAAATAGTACCCAAAATCAATCTGCTTTGGCTTCAAAGTTTTATTCATGCCCGGAATTGAGAAAGGATGACAGAACTCTTAGGACTTCAGTTCCTGCTAAGGAGCACCCTGTTACAGAAGAGAGACAGCACTCCGTTAGTGTGCCTACTTCAGGAGGGAGGCCATCTTTTCTTGGTTCTACTACTAGGGGGCAGTACTCAGAAGGGAAACCGACTGTGATCCGTCCTGTTGGAGCAAAACCTAATTCCACAGTTAATCCACAGAAAAACCTGCAATCTCAGTTTAGGGAGCCTGAGAAAAAGGTTCAAAAGGAAGTTGAGTTGAACCCCATACCCTCAGTTCATCCACAGAAAAACCCACAATCCCGGTTTATTGAGCCTGGGAAGAAGGTTCAAAAGGCAGTTGAGTTGAACTCTATACCCTCAGTCAATTCGCAGAATAAAATGCAATCCCGGTTTATCGAGCCTGAGAAGACGGTTCAAAAGGAAGTTGAGTTGAACTGCATACCCTCAGTTCATCCACAGAAAAACCTGCAATCCTGGTCTATCAAGCCTGAGAAGAAGGTTCAAAAGGCAGTTGAGTTGAACTCTATACCCTCAGTTAATCCACAGAATAAACTGCAATCCCGGTTTATCGAGCCTGAGAAGGAGGTTCAAAAGGAAGTTGAGTTGAACTCCATACCCTCAGTTCATCCACAGAAAAACCTGCAATCCCGGTATATCAAACCTGAGAAGAAGGTTCAAAAGGCAGCTGAGTCGAACTCTATACCCTCAGTTAATCCACAGAAAAAACTGCAATCCCGGTTTGTTGAGCCTGAGAAGAAGGTTCAAAAGGAAGTTGAGTTGAACTCTATACCCTCAGTCAATCACAATAATGCCAATCTTGTTGCAGAAAAGCAATCATCAAGAAAATCGGAGGCAGAGGCTTCTAGGCCCAGAGATACAGTATCAAGGAACATGAATCTTCCACAACCTGTACCTTTTAAGATGCCGGATTCTAATGGAAATGTTAACCGAGGGTTGCCTAATGGGAAAAATGTGAGTGCTTCTCTGGACAACCGGATGATTAGTCCATCTGATAGTGCTCATACTCAAATGGATAGGACAGCAGCTTTCTTTCCTCATGGACAGGTGCAGGGTCATAGTGATTCCGTACAGTTTTTGAAAAACTTGGCAGAAAAGAATCAAAAGCAACATAAATCATCAAGTCAAAAGCAACATAAATCGTCAAGTCAATCATCAGTTGATACTCAACCTATTGGGTCATCGGTTCCATCAGTAAGAAGAGATGATTCTGGCAATGCTGCAGCAGCTGCTGCCCGGGCCTGGATGTCTATAGGTGCTGGAGCATTTAATCAGCCTACGGAGGATCTCACTAAACCCAAAAGTCAGATATCTGCAGATTCATTATATAACCCAGCTAGGGATTTTCAGTCACAAATTTCACGAGTTCGTGGGGAGTTTCCAATGCAATTTCAAACTCAGAACAGTTTTTCATTTCCAACCTTTTTACAACAACCTGTTCGTATGGCGAATGAAGCACATTTTCAAGGCCGACCTACAGTTTTTCCTCAGTTGCCAGCAGCTGACTTATCTAGATTTCAGGCGCAATCACCTTGGCGGGGTCTCAGTCCAACTGCTCAGCCAAGACCAAAACAGAAACAGGAAAGCCTTCCTCCAGACTTGAATATTGGTTTCCAGTCCCCTGGGTCTCCGGTAAAACAGTCCTCTAGTCTTCTGGCTGACTCTCAGCAGCCAGACCTGGCGTTGCAACTCTGA
- the LOC126614412 gene encoding uncharacterized protein LOC126614412 isoform X4 gives MGQIVRRKKKGRPSKADLARRSGELPAKTAKKESDVRRSLRRRNVKYNIDYDDYLDEDDEEDEEEDERRREKKVKLVVKLDQAGNRSARDSHAQDSGGDEDEDEEDGESERKQQKRRRINGGDDSDKDDDGIDEDDDDCEERCRKADSKRPDSPPGAPSDPNAAIPLPDKKTLELILDKLQKKDTYGVYAEPVDPEELPDYHEVIERPMDFATVRKQLANGLYSTLEQFEGDVFLICSNAMEYNSSDTIYYKQACSIQELAKRKFDRLRSDYERLEKELKLVQKTKSNSLVKKQTKKPLCRTLQEPIGSDFSSGATLATAVDVQNTSLPTQGSGCERPSNIDGPVEGNSSLNEANVEKPEDMSSGKGLLSKVGRKPSVVDENRRATYNISTQPVVRSESVFTTFDSEIKQFVAVGLHAEYSYARSLARFCGNLGSVAWKVASKRIEQALPEGCKFGRGWVGEYEPLPTPVLLVENSTQNQSALASKFYSCPELRKDDRTLRTSVPAKEHPVTEERQHSVSVPTSGGRPSFLGSTTRGQYSEGKPTVIRPVGAKPNSTVNPQKNLQSQFREPEKKVQKEVELNPIPSVHPQKNPQSRFIEPGKKVQKAVELNSIPSVNSQNKMQSRFIEPEKTVQKEVELNCIPSVHPQKNLQSWSIKPEKKVQKAAESNSIPSVNPQKKLQSRFVEPEKKVQKEVELNSIPSVNHNNANLVAEKQSSRKSEAEASRPRDTVSRNMNLPQPVPFKMPDSNGNVNRGLPNGKNVSASLDNRMISPSDSAHTQMDRTAAFFPHGQVQGHSDSVQFLKNLAEKNQKQHKSSSQKQHKSSSQSSVDTQPIGSSVPSVRRDDSGNAAAAAARAWMSIGAGAFNQPTEDLTKPKSQISADSLYNPARDFQSQISRVRGEFPMQFQTQNSFSFPTFLQQPVRMANEAHFQGRPTVFPQLPAADLSRFQAQSPWRGLSPTAQPRPKQKQESLPPDLNIGFQSPGSPVKQSSSLLADSQQPDLALQL, from the exons ATGGGTCAGATcgtgaggaggaagaagaaggggagGCCATCGAAGGCAGATCTGGCACGCCGGTCCGGCGAGCTGCCGGCGAAGACGGCGAAGAAAGAGTCGGACGTCCGGCGGAGCCTGCGGCGGAGAAATGTTAAGTACAACATAGACTACGACGACTACTTGGACGAGGATGACGAGGAAGACGAGGAAGAAGacgagaggaggagagagaagaaggtGAAGCTGGTGGTGAAGCTCGACCAGGCCGGAAACCGTTCGGCGCGTGATTCCCACGCGCAGGATTCTGGCGgcgatgaggatgaggatgaggaggacGGCGAGAGTGAGAGGAAGCAGCAGAAGAGGCGCCGGATTAACGGCGGCGATGATTCTGATAAAGATGATGACGGAATTGATGAGGACGATGATGATTGTGAG GAACGGTGTCGAAAAGCTGACTCAAAGCGGCCTGATTCCCCTCCAG GAGCGCCGTCTGATCCAAATGCTGCGATTCCGTTGCCGGATAAGAAAACGTTGGAGTTGATTCTTGACAAGCTTCAAAA GAAAGACACTTACGGTGTATATGCAGAACCAGTTGATCCTGAAGAG CTTCCTGATTATCACGAGGTCATTGAGCGTCCAATGGACTTTGCCACGGTGAGAAAGCAGTTAGCAAACGGATTGTATTCTACACTGGAACAATTTGAG GGTGATGTCTTTTTAATATGTTCAAATGCAATGGAATACAATTCATCAGATACGATATACTATAAACAG GCATGTTCAATACAAGAGCTGGCAAAGAGAAAATTTGATAGGCTGCGAAGTGACTATGAACGCTTGGAAAAGGAGCTCAAATTAGTGCAGAAAACAAAGTCCAATTCTTTGGTCAAGAAACAGACAAAGAAGCCTTTGTGTCGAACATTACAGGAACCCATTGGCTCTGATTTCTCCTCAGGTGCCACTCTTGCCACTGCTGTAGATGTCCAGAACACTTCCCTTCCAACACAAGGTAGTGGTTGTGAGAGACCTAGCAACATTGATGGACCTGTAGAGGGTAATTCCTCTTTGAATGAAGCTAATGTGGAGAAGCCAGAAGATATGTCATCAG GGAAGGGTCTCCTATCGAAAGTTGGGAGGAAGCCATCCGTGGTTGATGAAAACCGCCGTGCAACCTACAACATATCCACTCAGCCCGTGGTCAGATCAGAATCTGTATTTACTACCTTTGACAGTGAAATCAAGCAATTTGTTGCA GTTGGGCTTCATGCAGAATATTCATACGCTAGGAGCCTTGCTCGGTTTTGTGGAAATCTTGGATCTGTTGCTTGGAAAGTTGCGTCAAAGAGGATTGAACAAGCACTACCTGAAGGGTGTAAATTTGGCCGCGGTTGGGTTGGAGAATATGAGCCACTTCCAACCCCTGTATTACTGGTTGAAAATAGTACCCAAAATCAATCTGCTTTGGCTTCAAAGTTTTATTCATGCCCGGAATTGAGAAAGGATGACAGAACTCTTAGGACTTCAGTTCCTGCTAAGGAGCACCCTGTTACAGAAGAGAGACAGCACTCCGTTAGTGTGCCTACTTCAGGAGGGAGGCCATCTTTTCTTGGTTCTACTACTAGGGGGCAGTACTCAGAAGGGAAACCGACTGTGATCCGTCCTGTTGGAGCAAAACCTAATTCCACAGTTAATCCACAGAAAAACCTGCAATCTCAGTTTAGGGAGCCTGAGAAAAAGGTTCAAAAGGAAGTTGAGTTGAACCCCATACCCTCAGTTCATCCACAGAAAAACCCACAATCCCGGTTTATTGAGCCTGGGAAGAAGGTTCAAAAGGCAGTTGAGTTGAACTCTATACCCTCAGTCAATTCGCAGAATAAAATGCAATCCCGGTTTATCGAGCCTGAGAAGACGGTTCAAAAGGAAGTTGAGTTGAACTGCATACCCTCAGTTCATCCACAGAAAAACCTGCAATCCTGGTCTATCAAGC CTGAGAAGAAGGTTCAAAAGGCAGCTGAGTCGAACTCTATACCCTCAGTTAATCCACAGAAAAAACTGCAATCCCGGTTTGTTGAGCCTGAGAAGAAGGTTCAAAAGGAAGTTGAGTTGAACTCTATACCCTCAGTCAATCACAATAATGCCAATCTTGTTGCAGAAAAGCAATCATCAAGAAAATCGGAGGCAGAGGCTTCTAGGCCCAGAGATACAGTATCAAGGAACATGAATCTTCCACAACCTGTACCTTTTAAGATGCCGGATTCTAATGGAAATGTTAACCGAGGGTTGCCTAATGGGAAAAATGTGAGTGCTTCTCTGGACAACCGGATGATTAGTCCATCTGATAGTGCTCATACTCAAATGGATAGGACAGCAGCTTTCTTTCCTCATGGACAGGTGCAGGGTCATAGTGATTCCGTACAGTTTTTGAAAAACTTGGCAGAAAAGAATCAAAAGCAACATAAATCATCAAGTCAAAAGCAACATAAATCGTCAAGTCAATCATCAGTTGATACTCAACCTATTGGGTCATCGGTTCCATCAGTAAGAAGAGATGATTCTGGCAATGCTGCAGCAGCTGCTGCCCGGGCCTGGATGTCTATAGGTGCTGGAGCATTTAATCAGCCTACGGAGGATCTCACTAAACCCAAAAGTCAGATATCTGCAGATTCATTATATAACCCAGCTAGGGATTTTCAGTCACAAATTTCACGAGTTCGTGGGGAGTTTCCAATGCAATTTCAAACTCAGAACAGTTTTTCATTTCCAACCTTTTTACAACAACCTGTTCGTATGGCGAATGAAGCACATTTTCAAGGCCGACCTACAGTTTTTCCTCAGTTGCCAGCAGCTGACTTATCTAGATTTCAGGCGCAATCACCTTGGCGGGGTCTCAGTCCAACTGCTCAGCCAAGACCAAAACAGAAACAGGAAAGCCTTCCTCCAGACTTGAATATTGGTTTCCAGTCCCCTGGGTCTCCGGTAAAACAGTCCTCTAGTCTTCTGGCTGACTCTCAGCAGCCAGACCTGGCGTTGCAACTCTGA
- the LOC126614412 gene encoding uncharacterized protein LOC126614412 isoform X2: MGQIVRRKKKGRPSKADLARRSGELPAKTAKKESDVRRSLRRRNVKYNIDYDDYLDEDDEEDEEEDERRREKKVKLVVKLDQAGNRSARDSHAQDSGGDEDEDEEDGESERKQQKRRRINGGDDSDKDDDGIDEDDDDCEERCRKADSKRPDSPPGAPSDPNAAIPLPDKKTLELILDKLQKKDTYGVYAEPVDPEELPDYHEVIERPMDFATVRKQLANGLYSTLEQFEGDVFLICSNAMEYNSSDTIYYKQACSIQELAKRKFDRLRSDYERLEKELKLVQKTKSNSLVKKQTKKPLCRTLQEPIGSDFSSGATLATAVDVQNTSLPTQGSGCERPSNIDGPVEGNSSLNEANVEKPEDMSSGKGLLSKVGRKPSVVDENRRATYNISTQPVVRSESVFTTFDSEIKQFVAVGLHAEYSYARSLARFCGNLGSVAWKVASKRIEQALPEGCKFGRGWVGEYEPLPTPVLLVENSTQNQSALASKFYSCPELRKDDRTLRTSVPAKEHPVTEERQHSVSVPTSGGRPSFLGSTTRGQYSEGKPTVIRPVGAKPNSTVNPQKNLQSQFREPEKKVQKEVELNPIPSVHPQKNPQSRFIEPGKKVQKAVELNSIPSVNSQNKMQSRFIEPEKTVQKEVELNCIPSVHPQKNLQSWSIKPEKKVQKEVELNSIPSVHPQKNLQSRYIKPEKKVQKAAESNSIPSVNPQKKLQSRFVEPEKKVQKEVELNSIPSVNHNNANLVAEKQSSRKSEAEASRPRDTVSRNMNLPQPVPFKMPDSNGNVNRGLPNGKNVSASLDNRMISPSDSAHTQMDRTAAFFPHGQVQGHSDSVQFLKNLAEKNQKQHKSSSQKQHKSSSQSSVDTQPIGSSVPSVRRDDSGNAAAAAARAWMSIGAGAFNQPTEDLTKPKSQISADSLYNPARDFQSQISRVRGEFPMQFQTQNSFSFPTFLQQPVRMANEAHFQGRPTVFPQLPAADLSRFQAQSPWRGLSPTAQPRPKQKQESLPPDLNIGFQSPGSPVKQSSSLLADSQQPDLALQL; encoded by the exons ATGGGTCAGATcgtgaggaggaagaagaaggggagGCCATCGAAGGCAGATCTGGCACGCCGGTCCGGCGAGCTGCCGGCGAAGACGGCGAAGAAAGAGTCGGACGTCCGGCGGAGCCTGCGGCGGAGAAATGTTAAGTACAACATAGACTACGACGACTACTTGGACGAGGATGACGAGGAAGACGAGGAAGAAGacgagaggaggagagagaagaaggtGAAGCTGGTGGTGAAGCTCGACCAGGCCGGAAACCGTTCGGCGCGTGATTCCCACGCGCAGGATTCTGGCGgcgatgaggatgaggatgaggaggacGGCGAGAGTGAGAGGAAGCAGCAGAAGAGGCGCCGGATTAACGGCGGCGATGATTCTGATAAAGATGATGACGGAATTGATGAGGACGATGATGATTGTGAG GAACGGTGTCGAAAAGCTGACTCAAAGCGGCCTGATTCCCCTCCAG GAGCGCCGTCTGATCCAAATGCTGCGATTCCGTTGCCGGATAAGAAAACGTTGGAGTTGATTCTTGACAAGCTTCAAAA GAAAGACACTTACGGTGTATATGCAGAACCAGTTGATCCTGAAGAG CTTCCTGATTATCACGAGGTCATTGAGCGTCCAATGGACTTTGCCACGGTGAGAAAGCAGTTAGCAAACGGATTGTATTCTACACTGGAACAATTTGAG GGTGATGTCTTTTTAATATGTTCAAATGCAATGGAATACAATTCATCAGATACGATATACTATAAACAG GCATGTTCAATACAAGAGCTGGCAAAGAGAAAATTTGATAGGCTGCGAAGTGACTATGAACGCTTGGAAAAGGAGCTCAAATTAGTGCAGAAAACAAAGTCCAATTCTTTGGTCAAGAAACAGACAAAGAAGCCTTTGTGTCGAACATTACAGGAACCCATTGGCTCTGATTTCTCCTCAGGTGCCACTCTTGCCACTGCTGTAGATGTCCAGAACACTTCCCTTCCAACACAAGGTAGTGGTTGTGAGAGACCTAGCAACATTGATGGACCTGTAGAGGGTAATTCCTCTTTGAATGAAGCTAATGTGGAGAAGCCAGAAGATATGTCATCAG GGAAGGGTCTCCTATCGAAAGTTGGGAGGAAGCCATCCGTGGTTGATGAAAACCGCCGTGCAACCTACAACATATCCACTCAGCCCGTGGTCAGATCAGAATCTGTATTTACTACCTTTGACAGTGAAATCAAGCAATTTGTTGCA GTTGGGCTTCATGCAGAATATTCATACGCTAGGAGCCTTGCTCGGTTTTGTGGAAATCTTGGATCTGTTGCTTGGAAAGTTGCGTCAAAGAGGATTGAACAAGCACTACCTGAAGGGTGTAAATTTGGCCGCGGTTGGGTTGGAGAATATGAGCCACTTCCAACCCCTGTATTACTGGTTGAAAATAGTACCCAAAATCAATCTGCTTTGGCTTCAAAGTTTTATTCATGCCCGGAATTGAGAAAGGATGACAGAACTCTTAGGACTTCAGTTCCTGCTAAGGAGCACCCTGTTACAGAAGAGAGACAGCACTCCGTTAGTGTGCCTACTTCAGGAGGGAGGCCATCTTTTCTTGGTTCTACTACTAGGGGGCAGTACTCAGAAGGGAAACCGACTGTGATCCGTCCTGTTGGAGCAAAACCTAATTCCACAGTTAATCCACAGAAAAACCTGCAATCTCAGTTTAGGGAGCCTGAGAAAAAGGTTCAAAAGGAAGTTGAGTTGAACCCCATACCCTCAGTTCATCCACAGAAAAACCCACAATCCCGGTTTATTGAGCCTGGGAAGAAGGTTCAAAAGGCAGTTGAGTTGAACTCTATACCCTCAGTCAATTCGCAGAATAAAATGCAATCCCGGTTTATCGAGCCTGAGAAGACGGTTCAAAAGGAAGTTGAGTTGAACTGCATACCCTCAGTTCATCCACAGAAAAACCTGCAATCCTGGTCTATCAAGCCTGAGAAGAAG GTTCAAAAGGAAGTTGAGTTGAACTCCATACCCTCAGTTCATCCACAGAAAAACCTGCAATCCCGGTATATCAAACCTGAGAAGAAGGTTCAAAAGGCAGCTGAGTCGAACTCTATACCCTCAGTTAATCCACAGAAAAAACTGCAATCCCGGTTTGTTGAGCCTGAGAAGAAGGTTCAAAAGGAAGTTGAGTTGAACTCTATACCCTCAGTCAATCACAATAATGCCAATCTTGTTGCAGAAAAGCAATCATCAAGAAAATCGGAGGCAGAGGCTTCTAGGCCCAGAGATACAGTATCAAGGAACATGAATCTTCCACAACCTGTACCTTTTAAGATGCCGGATTCTAATGGAAATGTTAACCGAGGGTTGCCTAATGGGAAAAATGTGAGTGCTTCTCTGGACAACCGGATGATTAGTCCATCTGATAGTGCTCATACTCAAATGGATAGGACAGCAGCTTTCTTTCCTCATGGACAGGTGCAGGGTCATAGTGATTCCGTACAGTTTTTGAAAAACTTGGCAGAAAAGAATCAAAAGCAACATAAATCATCAAGTCAAAAGCAACATAAATCGTCAAGTCAATCATCAGTTGATACTCAACCTATTGGGTCATCGGTTCCATCAGTAAGAAGAGATGATTCTGGCAATGCTGCAGCAGCTGCTGCCCGGGCCTGGATGTCTATAGGTGCTGGAGCATTTAATCAGCCTACGGAGGATCTCACTAAACCCAAAAGTCAGATATCTGCAGATTCATTATATAACCCAGCTAGGGATTTTCAGTCACAAATTTCACGAGTTCGTGGGGAGTTTCCAATGCAATTTCAAACTCAGAACAGTTTTTCATTTCCAACCTTTTTACAACAACCTGTTCGTATGGCGAATGAAGCACATTTTCAAGGCCGACCTACAGTTTTTCCTCAGTTGCCAGCAGCTGACTTATCTAGATTTCAGGCGCAATCACCTTGGCGGGGTCTCAGTCCAACTGCTCAGCCAAGACCAAAACAGAAACAGGAAAGCCTTCCTCCAGACTTGAATATTGGTTTCCAGTCCCCTGGGTCTCCGGTAAAACAGTCCTCTAGTCTTCTGGCTGACTCTCAGCAGCCAGACCTGGCGTTGCAACTCTGA